A stretch of Saccharothrix texasensis DNA encodes these proteins:
- the dut gene encoding dUTP diphosphatase: protein MPSVEVLLSRLDPAVPLPAYARPGDAGADLVTTTDVVIEPGERAVVGTGVAIALPEGYAGFVHPRSGLAARVGLSVVNTPGTIDAGYRGEIKVCLVNHDLREPVVLTRGDRIAQLVVQKVEHAVFREVDELPGSARGEGGYGSTGGHDVLARTEG from the coding sequence GTGCCCAGCGTCGAGGTCCTGTTGTCCCGGCTCGATCCCGCCGTGCCGCTCCCGGCCTACGCCCGACCGGGTGATGCCGGGGCCGACCTGGTGACGACCACCGACGTGGTGATCGAACCGGGGGAGCGCGCGGTGGTGGGCACTGGTGTCGCGATCGCGTTGCCGGAGGGGTACGCCGGGTTCGTGCACCCGCGTTCCGGCCTGGCCGCGCGCGTCGGCCTGAGCGTGGTCAACACCCCGGGCACGATCGACGCGGGCTACCGGGGCGAGATCAAGGTGTGCCTGGTGAACCACGACCTGCGCGAGCCCGTAGTGCTGACGCGCGGTGACCGGATCGCCCAGCTGGTGGTGCAGAAGGTGGAGCACGCGGTGTTCCGCGAAGTCGACGAGCTGCCCGGCTCCGCGCGGGGCGAGGGCGGCTACGGCTCTACAGGCGGGCACGACGTGCTCGCCCGGACGGAGGGGTGA